The DNA segment ATATTATCCATTATTTCACTATCATCTATATCAGTGTTAATATTTAATTGAATACCATTTATATTTATAGCATCCATTTCAAAATCAGTAACATCTGCAGCTACAGAAATATCTGCCCCTTGTCCTGGAAGAATTGTATATGTTAATTTTTTATCCTTCCCTATATTAGCAATTGTTGCTCCTTTTGCTTTGATATTACTATATTTTGATGTATCTAATGTCAACTCAGTCTGTAAAGCATAATTCTCATAAAATATTTTATTAAACTCTTTATTTTGTCTGATAACCATATCTATCTTAAGATAACCTGATTTACCAGCAAGTTTCTCTGCAGTATATTCTTTACCATCTAAATAATATTTAATAGAAATATTCCATGGCAGTGTATTTCTTTTAAGCTTCCCCTCGTAATAAAGCTTTTTATTATTATTTAATACAGTAATTTTATTATCTTCCATATTAATTTTTTCTTTAGAAGTCATATTACGAATACTAGAGTAATCTCCATAATCAACAATTTTACCTTTTTGATCAAATATATTCACAACATAAACCCCATCAATTTCACCATTAGTATCAAGCATGGCATAAACTACTTCCTCTTTACCTTTATAATCTACTGCTAAAGAAGTAGAAACCATAGAAAAAATTAAAATAACAACAATTAACAAGATAAATGAAGGTTTTTTCATAGAAAAATATAAATTTAATTTCATTTTTTTACTCCTTTCTAAAAAACTTAACTCCTATAGTAGTTCTTTCAATAAATGTATCTAATAAATATAACAAACCTGGCAATACAAAAAATACTACAGTCATGGACATAAGTGTTCCACGTCCTATTAATAACCCAAGTTCTTGTAAAACTCCATGTGATGTAATATAAGCAAGTAAATAACCAACAATTACTAAAGCAGTACCAGATGTAAGTATTGATACTGTAACTGAGGATATAGTTTGTTGTATAGCTTTTTGTTTTACAATTTCGGATCTAAATTCAAGGTAACGATTAGTCATTAATATTGCATAGTCTACTGTAGAACCTAATTGTATAGAACCTACAATTAGATAAGCAAGATAAAACAGTATAGAATTTGAAAAATATGAAATAGATAAATTTATCCATATTGCTGTTTCAATTCCAAGAACAAGGATAATTGGTATTGCTAAAGACCTAAAAGTTAATAGTAATACAAAGAATATAGCTACAATTGCAATTAAATTTACACGGATATTATCATCTGTTATTGTATCTTTCAAATCATAAGTACTTACACTTTCTCCAGCAAGATACCATTCATTAGGATAATAGTCTTCTGCTGTCTTTCGGATTTCTTTAACTACTTTAAATGCTTTTTCACCTTCATACTGAGTTCCAACTTTCAATATCATGCGACTATATTTTTCAGAAACAAAATTTTCAAGGGTATTTTCATCTAAATACTCATAAGGAACCTCAGCTCCGACATTATCAACATAAGATATGATATTATTTACTTTTGTAATATCTTTTAAATCATCACTAAGATTTTTCTCATTAGCTGTATCTCCACGTGGTACCATTAACACCATTGTATTAGCCTTTCCAAAAATATCATTTATTTTTTCTGTATCTTTACCTAATTGAGTTGATTTATCAAATATATGCTCAGAGCCATAATAAAAACTATTATGTGTTTGTGCAAGATATGCTGGAACAACTATCATACAAAAAATAATCACCATAGGAATCATGACTTTTCTAACTAATATTCCAAATTTATTAAATTCAGGTAATAAAGGACGATGTCTTGTTTTTTCAAATACCTTATAAGTCAATAAAACCAAAACAGGTAGTAATGTGAATACAGTCAATATACTAAAACCAATCCCTTTAGCAAGAGATAATCCCAAATCAGGTCCAATTTTAAACCTCATTAAAATTAATGCTGCAAATCCTATTATAGTAGTAATACCACTGGATAAAATAGATCCAATAGATTTATATAAGGCTTGTAACATAGCTTCTTCAGCACTTAATCCTTGTTTGCGAAATTCCTCAAAACGATGCAATAAAAATACAGAATAATCAAGAGATATAGCTAACTGTAATATATTACCTGCACCATTTGTTATAAAAGATATTGTGCCAAATATAAGATTTGATCCTGAGTTAAGTAAAATAGCTACACCTATTGTAGCTAACAAAATAACAGGCTCAAACCAAGACGTAGTAGTTATAATTAAAATTAAAAAAAGTAAAGGAATAGCAATTTTTACTATTCTAGAAATCTCATTGACAGTAGATTCAGTGGCAACTGCATCATTAACTGCAGATCCTGTCATTGCATTGTCACTACCTATTAAATTACGAATAGAGTTAACTGATTCAACTCTATTCTTTTCATCAATAGTGACTGTATATAATGCATTATTATCTTTATAATAAGTCTCTATGATTTCTGAGTCTTGAGTTATAAGAGGTTTTCTAATATTTATAGAGTCATTTAGCCAAATTACATTACTGACACCATCTATATCAAGTAATTTTTCTTTATAATCTAGTGCTTCAGCAATAGTGACATTTGATATCATAACTCTAGCATTTGGAATTCCTCCTTCAAATTCATCTTCCATCACATTAATGGCCTGAGTAGATGGACTATTCTCTGGAAGATAATCATTAATATTATAATTAACCTTTACCTGCCTACTAAAAAAAATACAAAGAATGCTAAAAACTAAAAATATAAATACTATAAACTTTTTGTGATTTAACATT comes from the Senegalia massiliensis genome and includes:
- a CDS encoding efflux RND transporter permease subunit, whose amino-acid sequence is MEVFFRRMLNHKKFIVFIFLVFSILCIFFSRQVKVNYNINDYLPENSPSTQAINVMEDEFEGGIPNARVMISNVTIAEALDYKEKLLDIDGVSNVIWLNDSINIRKPLITQDSEIIETYYKDNNALYTVTIDEKNRVESVNSIRNLIGSDNAMTGSAVNDAVATESTVNEISRIVKIAIPLLFLILIITTTSWFEPVILLATIGVAILLNSGSNLIFGTISFITNGAGNILQLAISLDYSVFLLHRFEEFRKQGLSAEEAMLQALYKSIGSILSSGITTIIGFAALILMRFKIGPDLGLSLAKGIGFSILTVFTLLPVLVLLTYKVFEKTRHRPLLPEFNKFGILVRKVMIPMVIIFCMIVVPAYLAQTHNSFYYGSEHIFDKSTQLGKDTEKINDIFGKANTMVLMVPRGDTANEKNLSDDLKDITKVNNIISYVDNVGAEVPYEYLDENTLENFVSEKYSRMILKVGTQYEGEKAFKVVKEIRKTAEDYYPNEWYLAGESVSTYDLKDTITDDNIRVNLIAIVAIFFVLLLTFRSLAIPIILVLGIETAIWINLSISYFSNSILFYLAYLIVGSIQLGSTVDYAILMTNRYLEFRSEIVKQKAIQQTISSVTVSILTSGTALVIVGYLLAYITSHGVLQELGLLIGRGTLMSMTVVFFVLPGLLYLLDTFIERTTIGVKFFRKE